In Anoplopoma fimbria isolate UVic2021 breed Golden Eagle Sablefish chromosome 15, Afim_UVic_2022, whole genome shotgun sequence, the genomic window CCAATTATATGATACAATGTCTAACATTCAAAAAAAGACCTTGTGTTGCCTTAGAGCAATgatataaagtatatttaataGTTAATTAGGTACACCTGTGTGATCCACTgcaacagactttttttttcagttttcactGACACTATTGTTAGTGAGGTGTTGATTATTTCTGAGTGTGTATTTAGTAGcggtgttttattttattgaaaattattttcaatacCATTTTCAATACCAAAAATGTTTGAAGTATCATTTTCATCCCCATTTACTATAAACACTGCACATGGTGTAGATACTTTAGATGATAATTTtctcagaaacacaaaaattCTTTCCATTTAGGTATAATTCTTCTTTTGTAGGCTATATGGAAATATCACAGTAATTTATGTGgtccaaaaatacttttatggCAATGGGATTCACAGCTCAATACTTGAGAGACATGTTTGTCAAGAGATTTATTTCTTCTGCCTTGTAGTAAAACCTATTTGACCAGCCTCTTCCATATTGATGACTCTGATTGACTGTCTTAGAACATGAGTAAATACATTAACGAACcaaatacaaatagaaaatgtatgtataaaaaaactGTGGTGGATACATCATGCGTTGGGGAAAAATCAGAGATAAGATAGAGGGACAGAATAATAATGAGGGACAGACAAAAGAGAAAGGAGCTGGTCAAGGTCACTTCCACCTTGAAgggattcccccccccccacacacacacaccctttttaTTACATGCAATTTATAGGTCTGCCTCTACTAACCTGTCTTCTTGATTAATTTCTTTTGTGTTgctgtcagctgtttttttttcctggatgaCAAAAACACTGGATGTCACACGTGACTGTGGCACCAAGCTATAGACATGCACGGATGGAGACCTTGGGCTCCAGCATCCTGCAACACGCGAGGAGTCAGTTACATAATAATGAATTCTGTCATTTAATTACCCAAAAGCTGCATCAAAACAAATtcatatcatgtttttatatggtgaggctgaaaatgttttagttgAGTGAAAATAGGGATACCATTGCAATCAAGTTTGCACAGAAGTGAAGCtttgttgatatattttgttGATATAACTAAACTGAGAGCATttgctgtgtctttgtgtgataTCTATTgtcttcatttccttttttttataagattttttaCAGCATGCTGTATCAAAAAAACAGATGCCCTTTGACTCCAACATATGGGTCCATAAAAAAGAGGGATTAGACTTCTACTTAGCTTTGTGATCAAAATAGAATATAAGTCATaaccaaagaaatacaaagacgCTTTGCAAAAAATTCTGATCCATAAATTAATGGGCCCTGCATTTCAACTCAGAGTCTTTCTTCAgggcatttaaaaacaagtgaCAGCTCACAGAGGCTGGTGTCAGCTGCAGTCAGTTGCAATCAGGGTAgcactggataaatgagacagATGCAGTCAAGCAAGTATGTGTGTACATAATTAGGTCAATACTACAAGGCATCAATATCTTTAAGGTTAACAAGTTCAGCACAGTTAAACAATAACATCAGATATTCATTGACATTCATATATAGACAAATAACGTGGAGAAATAcccatatttaaaatataaataagttcAAAATAGACAGAAATACACAACGTATTGTTGATGATTTCCTTTTAACTATTTGCTCTAGCGTCACAAAGCTTCTCTTGTTCTCCTggttccttttgtttttgttgcaggaGATCTTGACTTCTCAGTTTCTTAGCTTTAGTATAGGCCTAGTTAATATAATTGGTTTTGTAGCCTATTAAGAAACCTTTTCTGGCTTATTCTcttagggaaaaaaaaaatagtctgactgctacaaaaacaaacattttggatCCTCAAGCTAGGGGCCGAAAAATCAACTGGACACATGCTCCAtatctgtaaatatatttacatggGGTAAttatttcaaagtatttttctACATATGAATGTGTCTTTGAATatgctatgattttttattttattaacctAATTATTTACGTACCTACCTGCTTGACTGCACCTGTGAAGATTATCCTGCGCTACCCTGATTGCAATTGCCTGCAGCTGACTCCAGCCTTGGTCAATCTCTTTTTACATGCCCTGAAGAGGAGTTGAAACTTTTATAGTCGCAGCTCATttattaaaggcttttaatttTTGCAAAACTGCCAGCCTtggtatctttttttttgtgatatgaCTTATTGATCACGAAGGtaagaatattttcacattggTCGACAATGTTTTAAAGGAAGGTCTGTCACCATAAACCCATTACATTATGTTAGAGGtcaaatttaacaatttatttttcagtggtGTTAAATGGATCATAATTCTTCACAGCCACTTACCGGAAAAAGAACATTAGAAAATTCCAGTTAAAGACTGTAAATGTTTAGCAATGAAAGATGTTCTGTTTAGGccccaaaataataatatgaatacaactgaaaacctttttatataaattCACATTCAGCTCAAAACTGCTCATTTTATGTGTGACAAAATATTTTGAGGGGGCgagaaaactaaaaataacaCCGGCAGTAACCCTTGTCTTATAAGAGCAGGTTGCATACTGGCCACATACACACTAGTCTCTCTAATATAGCATTTATTCCACCCATCAAGCAAATACAGCGGTCATTCTAGGTGTGTGGCTAAACATAGTTCTTTCTTTGCATTGTGTATAGTATGTTAGCTTCAGTAATCTTAACTTATGGCATCTTCTTTGTCCAGCACTCAGCAAATCTTTACAAACACGGTTCCTGATAGTGATAATCAAATTAATGATGGCTAAATACCATTTAGCTGCTCCCAGTTTCAGGTTCATGTTACTGTGCATGCTGGCACGCTTATGGCTCACTGGTGAACAAAGCCATCCgtaatgttattagttacacctgtaCTCCTTTGTACCGTCAGCTGTGAAAGAAGGCCTATGCTTTAAAAGAATTTTGTAGCAATGCCCTTTGAAAGACAATACCCTTTCAATGTACCCCGCCAGCGCTTATTGAATTAATATGCTCATACTGTTATTAGTATAGCATTACCCccttttaaatttattttgtcatgtttattATCTGGAAAAAGGCACTCACTACATTTAATGTGATCTGTTCACAAAATAAACTGTACACAAAAGACTTGTCAGGTCATGAAAAGGTTAATGGTACCAGATAAAACAGATTACAAGTACAACCAGTGTGTGTATAACTTGCCTTCAGAAACGCATGCAATGCACGCTAGATATACATTTattgattgaaaaatgtaaagaaggCGTCGGGTAGTAGTGTCAgggcctgtttgaaaaaagaaaataaagttgaaatgaGTCAACGTTTAAGAACTAcaggaaaacatatttcagtATAAGGATGATTGAAGCCACAATGTTTGACCGTGTTTCAGAAAAGAAATATGAGAAAAGGAACATGACATGTTAAGTTCATATTTTACAGTTCAATGTAAAATTCAACAAAAGTGCTGGGCTGATATAAAAGGAGTAAACACTGATGCAAACATGCTCGATGAGTACAAAATTAATAGCATCacattcattaattaaaaagtctgaagacatttgtaataaaagtgaaagtgaataCAAAAAAGTGTTTCCAACATGGTTGACAATCGGTTGGCCAAATGTGACTAAATGTGTCTGTAAATGTGAATTCCAGCTCGGTGATGATCCACAATGGTGGAAATTATTACtgaaatacatctttttttttcacaaaatgtgaaagaattcagtacatttaaatgtattaaaacaaaaagaaacattattacGGCTGTCATTTCAAGCTTTCAAGTAAGTCAATTAACTGCTATGGTTGTGATTTAATAACCATGCACAATCTAGGTgaatagtttgtttttatgagctCTTAGTATGTCCAAGTTTATACCCTAAGGCTGCATTTCCATAGTCCCATACCAGGAATAATTGTACATGTCAACTAGGTAAATGTTCGTATTGTCTCTTGATCCAGCAGAAATAAAACCGCCCACCCTTCATTCCTTTAACGTTCCAGTCCTTTGGTAGCTGAGCTAAAAATAGCCCCCACAGTATGAGATGAGAAAGCGGAGATCCATAATGTATCTGAAGACGGATGACCTGAAGCTAGCTCTCTGCATGTACCGCCCACAGTTAAAAAATAAGATTCAACATTAACAGACAGCCGTTTCCCAAGTGTCTCCAAAGCGTCAAGAGTTAAGGCTGAAAGAAAACGAAGCTGGGAAGATGGCtcctgcagagaggaaagtTCTTCATTTGCCCATCCTACAGAAACATCCTATTTGAGGTATATTAATTACAGCCTCTTCTGTCTCATCAATTTTTTGGCAACACATATTCTTCCCATGGCTATGGCATGATGACCAAATTTCCTGGGAGCAGTTCCAATCTAAGCATAGGAAACAGAAAGGCACATTTACTGACATCTCAAAGGTCCATGCACTCctgttctgtgtctctgtctctatctttcactctgtttctttctgtctctctgacgCACACTTCCATTCAATGCCTAGTCGTTCGCTATCTTCGATCTGCACTGGTGTGAACTCATTCAACTTGCTGCGCTCCATCGCATACTGTGACAGGTTTGTCAGACTTGTGTttgcctcttttctttctccgtTTTCCTCATCTGGTTCggcatcttcttcttcttcttccgtCCTCTCCTCACCCAGCATTGCACTGCCATTGCTTAAGCCTACACTAGCCCGTCGCACCTCTTCATTAATGTTCCTCCGCAGCTCACGGTTCTTGTTGCGTCTGGCCAGCTTGGTGAGGGATCCGCAGCGCAGGTTGAAGAGATTCTCCTCAGAGGAAGACGCTGTCTGTGGTGTTTGCTCACTCCCTTGATGGTCGTATGGCTCACAGGCCCCCTTCAGTCTCAGGTTGTTAAGCTTGGTGTCGATACTCTCCTGGGAGGAAGTCTTGAAGCGGCCAGCATCCAGGCTGGCAAACAAGGCCCGCTTCTCTGGAGACAGCATGTCCAGGGAGTGAGCTCGCTGCTCCAGGCCGAGCTGTCGGCGCTCCATGCTGCGGATGGTGGCAGCCCGTTGGAGTTTGTCGTGGATCTCAACACTCAGGCGCCGCCGCGTTTCACGAAACTCTGCTCGAACATTTGCCTTCCATTCAGCTGCATGAGCTTTAATCTCCCCAACCTGTGATTACAGGAGTAAGAAAAGGATCAGGAACAGATCTTGAAAGCACATGGCGTCATAATCTACAGCAGCAAAGACATTGgctgtgtttccattcaattgtcaagcatttttttaccaaattttTGAAATCTCCCAGAAAAAGTAAATGCAAATTAGGAGTGTTCCCATTAACTTGTTTGGAGCGAACAAACTCAGCAAAGTAGTTGGGTCAGAAGTTAGATAAAGGTGATAAAACGTACTTTGCAGGCTTtagcaaaaatgtaatcaaatgtgatcaaaacacaacaacacagtcgTGATGGACACACTCCAAACATTACCTTTGATTGTTGCTTATCTATTCATGAATATCTGATGCTATACAGGAATACTAAATACTAAAGCAAGTCTTCAGGGACTTccaaatcagcaaaaaaaatgtgattgaaGCTTTTGACAAAGGCTATCTTGTTTATGCGAAACTTATACATCTtttctcttgtctctgtctcgACACAGAACATTTTTGGCAAAATCTAAGCAACAATTAATAGCCAAATAAGAGAGCAGACTCAGAGGAGACAGTAACTCAGTGACCTTAAATGTTCTGCCACCCTAATTTAATACTAATGAGCAGTGTAATTGATGGAACATCACCTCTTCTTTGGTCTTTTTAGACAGTACTCGAAGCCAGTCTCCAATCATGCTGAGAACGGCCGCAAAGTATGCTAAACCCACCAAGATCCAGAACCACACCAGAGGCTTGTACCATTTCATATAGTCGATCCTACTGTTACCACCTGCAGGGGAAGGAAAAGcatcaaaaataagtcatggtaGTTCAACAAAACAGTAATCTACTTCATGACAGAAACCACAGTCCCTTGCATAGATCTACCTGCCACATAGTCTCCTATTCCCACTGTGGTGAGTGTTATCACAACAAAGTAGATGGCCTCCAGTCCGGTCCAGCCCTCAATGTGTTTAAAGATGACAGCAGGGATGGTGACGAAAACAATGCAGCCAGCCAGGATGAACAGAATGGTGGACGTCACTCTGATCTTAGTCTGGCtaatctgtctgtgtttttgctgAGAAAACCAAACAGGAGATGATATAAGAACAATGCgaacaacagttaaaaaaaaaaaagactgtgcCCAAAGGAACACGATCCGCCCGTATTAATTAATACAAGACTCTCAATGAAACACAGCTGAAAGGGGTTTACATCCcattgaaaatggaaaatatgaataaaagagAACTAGAAGCTAGCTTAAACTTGCAACTCACCCTGAATATCTTCTCCACCCTCAAGATGCTTTTCACAAAGATGGTGCCCAGCTGGTCTCCAATCCCCGCCAACAAGAAGCCAAAGAGAGGGATGCCAAATATGGCATAAAGGATGCAAAAGATTTTCCCACCCTCCGTGCTTGGAGCTATGTTTCCATAACCTGTCACAATCAAGGAAAACACgaggaagagcagagagaaaaaacagtgaagaaacatgGCAGAGAAGACGTGgtgcagaggaggtggaggagaattAGGAGTGTGATGAGTAAGATGACAATCAAGACTTTCTTATGCAACATAATCAATTGAAGCCCATGTGTTATACTTCTTAGTTCCTGTTGCAGGGGTCTGCAGTAAATAAACTCCTACAGAGTTTATTTACAGAGCTATTAGGTTCCCCACAGAGAAAATTGCATTAATTATGGGCCTACAGTGACAAGGATACAATGAAGAGGCCTGGTAGAAAATGCTTATGCAACTTGGAACTGGAGGTCTTAGTGCATGTAGTCTTaattctgatatttaaaaataatatatctgGACAGAGAAGTAAATTAAGCCACTTAAAGCATCTGCACAGCAGTGTGATAGATAGTTGTTAAATCTCCAGATTGCACCATAACAATAGATCACGGACATTGTGTTATTCAACCACTCAAATGAAGCAACATGCATCTAATAGAGAGCATAGGAACTTTGATGCATCAGTTTGGTTGTCTGAAACATGGCCCCTAAATGGAACTAAATATATTGTGAATGCTCAAGTAAAATTGCATTGTCTCTGTCAGCAGTGTCTGTTTTGTCAGCATCCTTGATAATGTTGACTTGATGTTAAATTCCACAATATCACAACtaaaatattaaagtgaaatactccaatgaatcgccaccttatcgtggtggaggggtttgtgtgccccagtgatcctgagagctgtgttgtcgggggtcctggtagggtctcccaaggcaaagtggtctcgggggaggggtcagactaagagcgattcacaaaacctcaatgaatcggacgatacaaggttgtggcacctcgcccggaataggtaaaccggggcaccctcctggagccagacctggtaggggagctcgccggcgagcgtctggtggccgggccttggcacatggggcccggccgggcccagcccgaaaaagctacatcgtgccaccaccctgtgggcccaccacccgcagggataggcattggggtcgggtgcaatgggagctgggcggcaggctggggcggaaacctgggcgtgctgacccccggcatcacagactagctctaggggcgtggaatgtcacctctctggcggggaaggaaccggagctggtgcgggaggtggaaccctaccaactagatatagttgggctcacctccacgcatagcaccggttctggaaccaaactcctggagaggggctggactttttccttttccggagttgcccagggtgagaggcgccgggcgggtgtggggatactcacaagcccccggctgagcgccgctgttctggagttctccccggagaacgagagggtcgcagGAGGAAAGCCTCTGACTgatgtttgtgcctatgcaccaagtggcagttcggagtacgcggccttcttggagtccttgggtggtgttctggaaagggcgccgactggggactccata contains:
- the kcnk10b gene encoding potassium channel subfamily K member 10b, which translates into the protein MKFPIENPRKQVNWDPEQVAVQTNLVPPKKAQAGMAKSSLVQASVATMQNPMGCDPKANGHCPLPRLSISSRSASVVASMDASCDGMAAALHSVMKWKTVLAVFIVVVLYLVCGGLAFRALEQPFESHQKNSITLEKALFLERHRCVSPDELEALIKHAIDAVSAGVSPIGDTSYNSSYWDLGSAFFFAGTVITTIGYGNIAPSTEGGKIFCILYAIFGIPLFGFLLAGIGDQLGTIFVKSILRVEKIFRQKHRQISQTKIRVTSTILFILAGCIVFVTIPAVIFKHIEGWTGLEAIYFVVITLTTVGIGDYVAGGNSRIDYMKWYKPLVWFWILVGLAYFAAVLSMIGDWLRVLSKKTKEEVGEIKAHAAEWKANVRAEFRETRRRLSVEIHDKLQRAATIRSMERRQLGLEQRAHSLDMLSPEKRALFASLDAGRFKTSSQESIDTKLNNLRLKGACEPYDHQGSEQTPQTASSSEENLFNLRCGSLTKLARRNKNRELRRNINEEVRRASVGLSNGSAMLGEERTEEEEEDAEPDEENGERKEANTSLTNLSQYAMERSKLNEFTPVQIEDSERLGIEWKCALELLPGNLVIMP